A part of Streptomyces sp. DSM 40750 genomic DNA contains:
- the topA gene encoding type I DNA topoisomerase, translated as MSPTSETAKGGRRLVIVESPAKAKTIKGYLGPGYIVEASVGHIRDLPNGAAEVPEQYTGEVRRLGVDVEHDFAPIYVVNADKKAQVRKLKDLLKESDELFLATDEDREGEAIAWHLQEVLKPKVPVKRMVFHEITKAAIQAAVANPRELNQKLVDAQETRRILDRLYGYEVSPVLWKKVMPRLSAGRVQSVATRLVVERERERIAFRSAEYWDLTGTFSTGRAGDASDPSSLVARLHSVDGRRVAQGRDFDSLGQLKGANVLHVDEANARALAAALENTRFAVRSVESKPYRRSPYAPFRTTTLQQEASRKLGFGAKATMQVAQKLYENGFITYMRTDSTTLSDTAVSAARAQVTQLYGADYLPAQPRTYAGKVKNAQEAHEAIRPSGDRFRTPAETGLTGDQFKLYELIWKRTVASQMKDATGNSVTVKIGGTAADGRDAEFSASGKTITFHGFLKAYVEGADDPNAELDDRERRLPQVNEGDALSAEEITVDGHATKPPARYTEASLVKELEEREIGRPSTYASIIGTILDRGYVFKKGTALVPSFLSFAVVNLLEKHFGRLVDYDFTAKMEDDLDRIARGEAQAVPWLKRFYFGESTGANGTAAEAGNGDGDHLGGLKELVTDLGAIDAREVSSFPVGNGIVLRVGRYGPYVERGEKDAEGHQRADVPEDLAPDELSVEYAEELLAKPSGDFELGTDPATGHQIIARDGRYGPYVTEVLPEGTPKTGKNAVKPRTASLFKSMSLDTVTLADALKLMSLPRVVGADAEGQEITAQNGRYGPYLKKGTDSRSLQSEDQLFTITLEEALAIYAQPKQRGRAAAKPPLKELGEDPVSGKPVVVKDGRFGPYVTDGETNATLRSEDSVETITPERGFELLVEKRAKAPAKKTAKKAPAKKTATKAAAAKKAAPAKKTAAKKTATSKTAAAKKAAPAKKVAAKKAAASGEPDA; from the coding sequence TTGTCCCCGACCAGCGAGACCGCGAAGGGCGGCCGCCGACTCGTCATTGTCGAGTCGCCTGCCAAGGCGAAGACGATCAAGGGCTATCTCGGCCCCGGCTACATCGTCGAGGCGAGCGTGGGGCACATCCGCGACCTTCCCAACGGCGCCGCGGAGGTGCCCGAGCAGTACACCGGCGAGGTGCGCCGCCTCGGCGTGGACGTCGAGCATGACTTCGCGCCCATCTACGTGGTCAACGCGGACAAGAAGGCCCAGGTCAGGAAGCTCAAGGATCTGCTGAAGGAGTCCGACGAGCTCTTCCTCGCCACCGATGAGGACCGCGAGGGCGAGGCCATCGCGTGGCACCTCCAGGAGGTCCTGAAGCCCAAGGTCCCGGTCAAGCGGATGGTCTTCCACGAGATCACCAAGGCCGCGATCCAGGCCGCCGTCGCCAACCCGCGCGAGCTGAACCAGAAGCTGGTCGACGCCCAGGAGACCCGCCGCATCCTCGACCGCCTCTACGGCTACGAGGTCTCGCCGGTCCTGTGGAAGAAGGTCATGCCGCGCCTGTCGGCGGGCCGTGTCCAGTCGGTCGCGACCCGGCTCGTGGTGGAGCGGGAGCGCGAGCGGATCGCCTTCCGTTCGGCCGAGTACTGGGACCTGACCGGCACCTTCTCGACCGGCCGCGCCGGTGACGCGTCCGACCCGTCGTCCCTGGTCGCCCGCCTGCACTCCGTCGACGGCCGCCGTGTCGCCCAGGGCCGTGACTTCGACTCGCTCGGGCAGCTGAAGGGCGCGAACGTCCTGCACGTGGACGAGGCGAACGCCCGCGCGCTGGCCGCCGCTCTGGAGAACACCCGGTTCGCGGTCCGGTCTGTCGAGTCCAAGCCGTACCGGCGCTCGCCGTACGCCCCGTTCCGTACGACGACCCTCCAGCAGGAGGCGTCGCGCAAGCTGGGCTTCGGGGCCAAGGCGACGATGCAGGTGGCGCAGAAGCTGTACGAGAACGGCTTCATCACCTATATGCGTACGGACTCCACTACGCTCAGCGACACCGCCGTGTCCGCCGCCCGCGCCCAGGTCACGCAGCTGTACGGCGCCGACTACCTGCCGGCGCAGCCGCGTACGTACGCCGGGAAGGTCAAGAACGCGCAGGAGGCGCACGAGGCGATCCGACCCTCGGGTGATCGTTTCCGCACGCCCGCCGAGACCGGTCTGACCGGCGACCAGTTCAAGCTCTACGAGCTGATCTGGAAGCGCACGGTCGCCTCCCAGATGAAGGACGCGACGGGCAACAGCGTCACGGTGAAGATCGGTGGCACCGCCGCCGACGGCCGGGACGCCGAGTTCAGCGCCTCCGGCAAGACGATCACCTTCCACGGCTTCCTCAAGGCCTACGTCGAGGGCGCCGACGACCCGAACGCCGAGCTGGACGACCGCGAGCGCCGACTGCCGCAGGTCAACGAGGGTGACGCGCTCTCCGCCGAGGAGATCACGGTTGACGGGCACGCCACCAAGCCCCCGGCCCGCTACACCGAGGCGTCGCTGGTCAAGGAGCTCGAAGAGCGCGAGATCGGCCGCCCGTCGACGTACGCGTCGATCATCGGGACGATTCTCGACCGGGGGTATGTGTTCAAGAAGGGCACGGCCCTGGTGCCGTCCTTCCTGAGCTTCGCCGTGGTCAACCTGCTCGAGAAGCACTTCGGGCGGCTCGTCGACTACGACTTCACCGCCAAGATGGAGGACGACCTCGACCGCATCGCGCGCGGCGAGGCCCAGGCGGTGCCGTGGCTGAAGCGGTTCTACTTCGGCGAGAGCACCGGTGCGAACGGCACGGCGGCCGAGGCCGGCAACGGTGACGGGGATCACCTCGGCGGGCTGAAGGAGCTGGTGACCGACCTGGGCGCGATCGACGCGCGCGAGGTCTCGTCATTCCCCGTCGGCAACGGCATCGTGCTCCGCGTCGGGCGCTACGGCCCGTACGTCGAGCGGGGCGAGAAGGACGCCGAGGGCCATCAGCGGGCGGACGTGCCCGAGGACCTGGCCCCGGACGAGCTGTCCGTCGAGTACGCGGAGGAACTGCTCGCCAAACCGAGCGGTGACTTCGAGCTCGGTACCGACCCGGCGACGGGCCACCAGATCATCGCCCGGGACGGCCGCTACGGCCCGTACGTCACCGAGGTGCTCCCCGAGGGCACTCCGAAGACCGGCAAGAACGCGGTCAAGCCGCGTACGGCCTCGCTGTTCAAGTCGATGTCGCTGGACACGGTGACGCTGGCCGACGCGCTGAAGCTGATGTCCCTGCCGCGGGTCGTCGGCGCCGACGCCGAGGGCCAGGAGATCACCGCGCAGAACGGGCGGTACGGGCCGTACCTGAAGAAGGGCACGGACTCGCGATCGCTGCAGTCCGAGGACCAGCTCTTCACGATCACCCTCGAAGAGGCGCTGGCGATCTACGCCCAGCCCAAGCAGCGCGGGCGGGCCGCCGCCAAGCCGCCGCTGAAGGAGCTGGGGGAGGACCCGGTCAGCGGGAAGCCGGTCGTGGTGAAGGACGGCCGCTTCGGTCCGTACGTCACCGACGGCGAGACCAACGCGACCCTGCGGTCCGAGGACAGCGTGGAGACGATCACGCCCGAGCGCGGGTTCGAACTGCTCGTGGAGAAGCGGGCGAAGGCTCCCGCCAAGAAGACGGCGAAGAAGGCGCCCGCGAAGAAGACGGCGACCAAGGCCGCCGCGGCGAAGAAGGCGGCGCCGGCCAAGAAGACTGCCGCCAAGAAGACGGCGACTTCGAAGACTGCTGCGGCCAAGAAGGCGGCTCCTGCGAAGAAGGTGGCTGCGAAGAAGGCTGCGGCGTCTGGGGAACCGGACGCCTAG
- the tmk gene encoding dTMP kinase, protein MMRVEQPTAHDPASDDALAADSRERAVRALLRRPQLKRLWSAQLVGGVGDVLALFVLVLLAFQTAIAEASFGGGYRGVALTVAAVFGTRALATLLFGAVLLGPLTSLTSQEGPLDRRWTMVGADGVRVLLLIVAPLWIDWTPDNALAVLLVTAFVAGVAERFWTVCRESAAPALLPAPPPEGATVRPLPDHMDALRRLSLRTGFVAVPLAAAVLVVASLLNNLLGAGIDWFGQHQAALASYVAAGLFAASLSLVTFLELPKTRTPRARSPLEGLRRPKTGTGVDKGRTGAIPLLVPACGAVAGAVAAAVAVAVLHAKDLGGGPVMYGLLVVALTGGVVVGIRRAPSVLPSLSRRRLLALAIAFTGIALLAAGLTPDVTSVVLILGLAGVGAGIAANTGHTLLDQEAEDFRRARTTEHLHAVVRVFVAMAVLVAPLFAAVIGPHRLESGKFVFAHGGAAFTLMLVGALLLPVAALVLAKVDDRSGVPLRQDLRDALLGGDDPDQAPASSGFFIALEGGDGAGKSTQVEALAEWIRAKGHEVVVTREPGATPVGKRLRSILLDVSSAGLSHRAEALLYAADRAEHVDTVVRPALERGAVVISDRYIDSSVAYQGAGRDLSPTEIARISRWATDGLVPHLTVLLDVSPEAARERFTEAPDRLESEPAEFHERVRAGFLTLAAADAGRYLVVDGVQDPEAITTVVRHRLDVMLPLSEAEVKAQEEARRKAEEEARRKAEEEAARKAEEERLERERQEELARLRAEEEERKRRELEEAQRREAERQAEEARQRAEEARRRAEEEQARLLAEEKARAEEEERRRVEEERRRQQAAEEQRLREEAEARRLEKQRKAEEALLRAEEARRVAAAAEAERIAAAAEAERVAAERAAEAERVAAAERRAAGASRGGDEAATVPTPVVTPTNASGGPVDETAVLPPVRGDGPGRAGSQGSQGSQGSQGSQGSQGSAGASDSETTAKLPKPPVPPGAGSGAGSGLASDSGSGWGSGPASAGASEDETTVLPQVPSGAADETAVLPPVREDRVPPGLFRDERPGPDGTEDRTRELPQVDAEGAPRQRPRSDWAEETPLDDLPTLADELLGSHGDDESDEGRGGWGRRRRR, encoded by the coding sequence ATGATGCGAGTCGAGCAGCCGACGGCCCATGACCCGGCCTCCGACGACGCCCTGGCGGCCGATTCCAGGGAGCGTGCCGTGCGGGCGCTGCTGCGCCGGCCGCAGCTGAAACGGTTGTGGAGCGCACAACTCGTGGGCGGCGTGGGCGATGTGCTCGCGCTGTTCGTGCTGGTGCTCCTCGCCTTCCAGACGGCCATCGCCGAGGCTTCCTTCGGTGGCGGGTACCGGGGCGTCGCGCTCACGGTCGCGGCCGTCTTCGGTACACGCGCCCTCGCGACGCTGCTCTTCGGGGCCGTACTCCTCGGGCCGCTTACCTCGCTGACCTCGCAGGAGGGTCCGCTCGACCGGCGCTGGACCATGGTCGGCGCGGACGGGGTGCGGGTCCTGCTGCTGATCGTGGCGCCCCTGTGGATCGACTGGACGCCGGACAACGCACTCGCGGTGCTGCTGGTCACCGCGTTCGTGGCCGGTGTCGCCGAGCGGTTCTGGACGGTCTGCCGGGAGAGCGCGGCGCCCGCGCTGCTGCCCGCGCCGCCGCCGGAGGGCGCGACCGTACGCCCGCTGCCGGACCACATGGACGCGCTGCGGCGCCTGTCGCTGCGTACCGGATTCGTGGCGGTGCCTCTCGCGGCCGCCGTGCTCGTCGTCGCCTCGCTGCTCAACAACCTGCTGGGCGCGGGTATCGACTGGTTCGGGCAGCACCAGGCCGCGCTCGCCTCGTACGTCGCCGCCGGGCTCTTCGCCGCCTCGCTGTCCCTGGTGACCTTCCTCGAACTGCCCAAGACGCGCACGCCGCGCGCGCGGTCCCCGCTTGAGGGGCTACGTCGGCCCAAGACCGGCACGGGTGTCGACAAGGGCCGTACGGGTGCGATCCCGCTTCTGGTGCCCGCGTGTGGAGCTGTCGCCGGTGCGGTCGCCGCGGCGGTCGCCGTCGCCGTGCTGCACGCCAAGGACCTGGGCGGCGGGCCGGTGATGTACGGGCTGCTGGTCGTCGCCCTGACCGGCGGGGTCGTCGTCGGGATCCGCCGGGCGCCGTCGGTGCTGCCGTCGCTGTCGCGGCGTCGGCTGCTTGCTTTGGCCATTGCTTTCACGGGCATCGCGCTGCTCGCCGCCGGGCTGACGCCGGATGTCACGAGTGTGGTGCTGATCCTGGGGCTGGCGGGTGTCGGCGCGGGGATCGCCGCGAACACCGGGCACACGCTGCTCGACCAGGAGGCCGAGGACTTCCGGCGCGCGCGGACCACCGAGCATCTGCATGCGGTCGTCCGGGTGTTCGTGGCGATGGCGGTGCTCGTCGCTCCGCTGTTCGCCGCCGTCATCGGGCCGCACCGGTTGGAGAGCGGCAAGTTCGTGTTCGCGCACGGGGGTGCGGCATTCACGTTGATGCTGGTGGGGGCGCTGCTGCTGCCGGTGGCGGCGTTGGTGCTGGCCAAGGTCGACGACCGGTCCGGGGTGCCGCTGCGGCAGGATCTGCGGGATGCGTTGCTGGGTGGCGATGATCCCGATCAGGCGCCTGCCTCTTCGGGGTTCTTCATCGCTCTGGAGGGCGGAGACGGCGCCGGGAAGTCCACTCAGGTCGAGGCGCTCGCCGAGTGGATTCGAGCCAAGGGGCACGAGGTCGTGGTGACGCGGGAGCCGGGGGCCACGCCGGTGGGGAAGCGGCTGCGGTCGATTTTGCTGGACGTGTCGTCGGCAGGGCTGTCGCATCGGGCCGAGGCGCTGCTTTACGCGGCGGATCGTGCCGAGCATGTGGACACCGTGGTGCGGCCCGCTCTGGAGCGGGGTGCGGTGGTCATCTCGGATCGGTACATCGACTCGTCCGTGGCCTATCAGGGGGCCGGGCGGGATCTCTCGCCCACGGAGATCGCTCGGATCTCGCGCTGGGCGACGGATGGGCTCGTGCCTCATCTGACGGTGCTGCTGGATGTGTCGCCCGAGGCGGCGCGGGAGCGGTTCACCGAGGCGCCGGACCGGCTTGAGTCGGAGCCGGCCGAGTTCCATGAGCGGGTGCGGGCGGGGTTCCTGACGCTCGCCGCGGCGGATGCCGGGCGGTACCTGGTGGTCGACGGCGTCCAGGATCCCGAGGCGATCACCACCGTTGTCCGGCATCGGCTCGATGTGATGCTGCCGCTCTCCGAGGCCGAGGTGAAGGCGCAGGAGGAGGCTCGGCGCAAGGCCGAGGAGGAAGCGCGGCGCAAGGCCGAGGAAGAGGCCGCGCGGAAGGCCGAGGAGGAGCGGCTGGAGCGTGAGCGCCAGGAGGAGCTCGCCCGGCTGCGCGCCGAGGAGGAGGAGCGCAAGCGGCGCGAGCTGGAGGAGGCTCAGCGGCGCGAGGCGGAGCGGCAGGCCGAGGAGGCCCGGCAGCGGGCCGAGGAGGCGCGTCGCCGTGCCGAGGAGGAGCAGGCGCGGCTCCTCGCTGAGGAGAAGGCCCGGGCCGAGGAGGAGGAACGGCGGCGGGTCGAGGAGGAACGGCGTCGTCAGCAGGCCGCGGAGGAACAGCGGTTGCGGGAGGAGGCCGAAGCACGCCGCTTGGAGAAGCAGCGGAAGGCCGAGGAGGCCTTGCTTCGGGCCGAGGAGGCTCGGCGGGTGGCCGCTGCCGCGGAGGCTGAGCGGATTGCTGCGGCGGCTGAGGCCGAGCGGGTCGCGGCGGAGCGGGCTGCTGAGGCCGAGCGGGTCGCTGCGGCTGAGCGTCGGGCCGCTGGGGCTTCGAGGGGTGGTGATGAGGCGGCGACTGTCCCTACGCCGGTGGTGACGCCGACGAATGCGTCCGGGGGGCCGGTGGATGAGACGGCTGTGTTGCCGCCGGTGCGGGGGGACGGGCCGGGTAGGGCTGGTTCGCAGGGTTCGCAGGGTTCGCAGGGTTCGCAGGGTTCGCAGGGTTCGCAGGGTTCGGCGGGTGCGTCGGACTCTGAGACGACGGCGAAGTTGCCGAAGCCGCCGGTGCCGCCGGGCGCGGGATCGGGAGCGGGATCGGGCTTGGCCTCGGACTCCGGTTCAGGTTGGGGTTCTGGACCGGCTTCGGCTGGGGCTTCGGAGGATGAGACCACGGTGTTGCCGCAGGTGCCCTCGGGGGCGGCCGATGAGACGGCTGTTCTGCCGCCGGTGCGTGAGGATCGTGTGCCGCCGGGGCTCTTCCGGGACGAGCGGCCCGGGCCTGACGGGACGGAGGATCGGACGCGGGAGCTTCCGCAGGTGGATGCGGAGGGGGCTCCGCGGCAGCGGCCTCGGTCGGACTGGGCCGAGGAGACGCCGCTGGACGATCTGCCGACGCTGGCGGACGAGTTGCTGGGGTCGCATGGCGATGACGAATCCGATGAGGGGCGCGGTGGCTGGGGGCGGAGGCGCCGGCGCTGA